From a single Pleurodeles waltl isolate 20211129_DDA chromosome 8, aPleWal1.hap1.20221129, whole genome shotgun sequence genomic region:
- the LOC138248875 gene encoding uncharacterized protein, with protein MSENTCVDELPDGAKKNCELFSVWGITEENACVAKRPDKVLRNNSRCIYVENVCFGSNDDRKVWIPLSAYREMQEKCRKLEHENRNLREQISQDTIIQNKTESYKRAVFEESFLSHSSNEGVKTAPSCTEFPCEPGFLAAKMHSLTDNTEERDQNVIYELPLQNAQVKRKILEQETPSFISLFDFWKKNSPHLRGILTLLYMVTVENNMQLRACDLANEIMQTLGFCAVQEGNTYVHVIQEQGKKILPLARIIQWIWYLQDRARVPQIKELPMKLCAPFEFVSTEDKKHVCFTNDSLTEMLLSGTVEGTELYNVCQILKQELREMCHFYADFWFFDNVLATWLVPNWFNYLADVNEKNAEREVFTQNSALVGMAMWVPQKCEKATYRSDHVSPLSLSALCGPPSGVCVWGRGRDRIPNLNLAE; from the exons atgtctgagaatacatgtgttgatgaactgcctgatggtgctaagaaaaactgtgaattgttttctgtttggggaattacagaagaaaatgcatgtgtagctaaaaggcctgataaggttttgagaaataattcccgttgtatatatgtagaaaacgtgtgttttggaagtaatgatgacagaaaggtctggatacctttatctgcttacagagaaatgcaggagaaatgtaggaagttggaacatgaaaataggaatttacgtgagcaaattagccaggatacaataattcaaaataagactgaaagttataaaagggctgtttttgaagaatctttcctgtcccattccagtaatgagggggttaagacagctccgagctgcactgagtttccgtgtgagccagggtttttggcagccaaaatgcattccttaactgataacacggaggagagagaccagaatgtgatttacgagttaccgttgcaaaatgcacaagtaaaacgaaagatattagagcaagagacaccgagtttcattagcttgtttgatttttggaaaaagaatagccctcatttgagaggaatcctaacacttttgtatatggtcactgtggaaaataatatgcagctgcgcgcttgtgatttggcaaatgaaataatgcagactttaggtttctgcgcagtgcaagaaggaaatacttatgtacatgtaattcaagaacaagggaagaaaatactgcccctagctagaatcatacaatggatctggtacttgcaagacagggctagagtaccacagataaaagaattaccaatgaaattgtgtgcaccatttgaattcgtgtccactgaagataaaaagcatgtttgttttactaatgattcattgactgaaatgttgctttctggcacagtagaaggaacagagttgtataatgtgtgtcagattttaaagcaagagctacgtgagatgtgtcatttttacgctgatttttggttctttgataatgttttagccacatggcttgtacctaactggttcaattaccttgcagatgttaatgagaaaaatgcagagagagaagtgttcacccagaattctgccttagtggggatggctatgtgggtgccccagaaatgtgaaaaggccacttacag atccgaccacgtttcgccactgtccctgagtgcgctgtgtggtcccccttccggtgtgtgcgtgtggggtcggggaagggaccgaatccccaacctgaacctggctgagtaa